The following are from one region of the Bacteroidota bacterium genome:
- a CDS encoding glycosyl hydrolase has translation MTKHYVMSLMVLLTTTVYAQIKMNSAMFGQYEARAIGPAVMGGRITAIEGVDKDARTIYVGTAAGGIWKSTTGGSLFKPIFDKYAQSIGALAIDQKNPKTIFAGTGESNMRNSVSIGNGLYKTTDAGETWSLAGLDSTEHISKIVIDPTNSNVVYVAAPGALWSDSPHRGLYKTTDGGKTWEKILYKDAGTGCADIMVDPRNTNVVYASMWKFRRTAWSFASGGETSGLFKSTDGGKTWRKIQKGFDGQMLGRVCLAMAPSAPDNLYAIAEAKETALYRSTDAGETWTKQSNNQNVSWRPFYFSCIVVDPTDSNRIYRPSLTLSYSNDGGQSFSQSSFDGGWVHSDHHALWINPKNPSQLFLGTDGGVYMSMDRGVNFIFLNSLPVSQFYHVAIDEQIPYNVYGGLQDNGSWMAPSQSSNGIENKDWENVGGGDGFWVQPDLLDPSYVYSESQGGNITRFCKKNNEYKDIQPYPKAGEPKLRWNWNTPLYASPNDKAVLYCGAQFLYKTKDRGNSWERISPDLTTNDPVKQKQEESGGITVDNSSAENHCTIFTICESPLDNNTIYVGTDDGNLQVTNDGGKSWKNLTSNIKVIPANTWCSSIEPSRFDKNVIYASFENHTRGDFRAYILKTADGGATWTNIATSDIKSFVHKIKEDLSNKNILLAGTEMGLYITLDGGVTWTQFTGKVPMTPVRDIVIDKKTNDVVLATHGRGILIIDDLTPIRALTPEILDKEVALLPTRPNYLSMGQYGSGFPGAGGYTGDNSTEDAVIYYYLKDRVMSGDVRVEVYDKEGKLLEKIPGSKRKGLNRVTWGMRTKPPRTAKGVRLDFGGFVGPMVTEGTYNIKLIKGDKSYDGTIELKALPNTPYSKEERALANSTTLKLYAMCEDLAFMNHQVICVADTARARMTKSTDKKDLQKALTDLVTRMEKQRAMYVATTGGTAITGEERIREKLSNLYGTVCYQEGKPTASQLDRTEGLRKEMDDALAVVNGYYNNELKKVNTLLAKYKMDPINIAIRSEYDALK, from the coding sequence ATGACTAAGCACTACGTAATGTCTTTAATGGTGTTGTTAACCACCACCGTATACGCCCAGATAAAAATGAACAGTGCTATGTTCGGGCAATATGAAGCACGAGCCATAGGGCCTGCCGTAATGGGTGGTCGCATTACGGCCATAGAAGGAGTTGATAAAGACGCCCGCACCATTTATGTGGGCACCGCAGCTGGCGGCATTTGGAAATCAACCACAGGAGGAAGTCTCTTTAAGCCTATCTTCGATAAGTATGCACAGTCGATAGGTGCCCTTGCTATCGACCAAAAAAATCCGAAAACCATTTTTGCCGGTACGGGAGAAAGTAATATGCGTAACAGTGTTAGCATAGGTAACGGGCTTTATAAAACCACCGATGCAGGCGAAACATGGTCACTGGCCGGACTTGATAGCACTGAGCATATTAGTAAAATCGTAATAGACCCAACAAACAGCAATGTGGTGTATGTGGCCGCACCGGGAGCTTTGTGGAGCGATAGTCCGCACCGTGGCTTGTACAAGACTACCGATGGTGGAAAAACCTGGGAAAAAATTTTATATAAAGACGCTGGCACCGGCTGTGCTGATATAATGGTAGACCCACGCAACACCAATGTGGTTTATGCATCGATGTGGAAATTCAGAAGAACCGCATGGTCATTTGCAAGTGGTGGCGAAACAAGTGGATTATTTAAAAGCACCGATGGAGGAAAAACCTGGCGTAAAATTCAAAAAGGGTTTGATGGCCAAATGCTTGGTCGCGTATGCCTGGCCATGGCTCCTTCGGCTCCCGATAATTTATATGCAATAGCAGAAGCGAAAGAAACCGCCCTTTACCGCAGCACCGATGCTGGCGAAACATGGACGAAACAAAGCAACAATCAAAATGTAAGCTGGCGCCCTTTTTATTTTAGCTGCATTGTTGTTGACCCTACCGATAGTAATCGCATCTATCGACCATCGCTAACACTTTCCTATAGCAATGATGGCGGTCAGTCATTCAGTCAATCAAGTTTTGATGGTGGTTGGGTGCATAGCGATCATCATGCATTGTGGATCAATCCAAAAAACCCTTCACAGTTATTTTTAGGCACAGATGGTGGCGTTTATATGTCAATGGATAGAGGCGTAAATTTTATATTTCTAAACAGCCTTCCTGTTTCTCAATTTTATCATGTAGCCATTGATGAGCAAATACCTTATAATGTATATGGTGGCCTTCAGGATAATGGCTCGTGGATGGCGCCTTCGCAAAGTTCGAACGGAATTGAAAATAAAGACTGGGAAAATGTTGGCGGTGGCGATGGATTCTGGGTTCAACCCGATTTACTTGATCCCTCCTATGTATACAGTGAATCGCAAGGAGGAAATATTACCCGTTTTTGCAAAAAAAATAATGAGTATAAAGACATACAACCCTATCCCAAAGCAGGCGAGCCAAAATTGCGTTGGAACTGGAATACACCCTTATACGCCAGCCCAAATGATAAAGCTGTATTATATTGTGGCGCACAATTTTTATACAAAACAAAAGACCGTGGCAACTCATGGGAGCGCATATCGCCTGATCTTACTACCAACGATCCTGTAAAACAAAAACAGGAAGAGTCGGGTGGTATTACAGTAGATAATTCGAGTGCTGAAAATCACTGTACCATTTTTACAATTTGCGAATCGCCTCTTGACAACAACACCATATACGTTGGTACCGATGATGGGAATTTGCAAGTAACAAACGATGGTGGCAAGTCATGGAAAAATCTCACTTCAAATATTAAAGTAATTCCTGCTAATACATGGTGCAGCAGTATTGAGCCCAGTCGTTTTGATAAAAATGTAATTTATGCCTCGTTTGAAAATCATACACGTGGTGACTTTCGTGCTTATATACTTAAGACTGCAGATGGTGGAGCCACGTGGACCAACATTGCCACAAGCGATATAAAGAGTTTTGTACACAAAATAAAAGAAGACCTGTCTAATAAAAATATTTTGTTAGCCGGCACCGAAATGGGTCTGTATATCACGCTTGATGGTGGAGTTACCTGGACACAGTTTACAGGCAAGGTTCCTATGACTCCTGTGCGCGACATTGTAATTGACAAAAAGACAAATGATGTAGTACTAGCGACACATGGACGTGGAATACTAATCATAGACGACCTCACTCCGATACGCGCACTAACGCCAGAAATACTGGATAAAGAAGTTGCACTATTACCCACACGTCCCAATTATTTATCGATGGGGCAATATGGAAGTGGATTTCCCGGTGCCGGTGGATATACAGGCGATAACAGCACCGAAGATGCCGTTATCTATTATTATCTTAAAGACCGAGTAATGAGCGGTGATGTTAGAGTGGAGGTTTATGACAAAGAAGGAAAGTTACTTGAAAAAATTCCGGGAAGTAAACGTAAAGGACTGAACCGTGTTACGTGGGGAATGCGCACCAAGCCACCACGCACCGCCAAGGGCGTGCGCCTTGATTTTGGCGGCTTTGTAGGACCTATGGTTACCGAAGGCACCTATAATATCAAATTAATAAAAGGTGATAAGTCTTACGATGGAACGATTGAATTAAAAGCATTACCTAATACTCCGTATAGTAAAGAAGAAAGAGCGTTAGCTAATTCAACCACATTGAAATTGTATGCCATGTGCGAAGATTTGGCTTTTATGAATCATCAGGTAATTTGCGTTGCCGATACTGCACGCGCGCGAATGACTAAAAGCACAGATAAGAAAGATTTACAAAAAGCACTGACTGACTTGGTAACACGAATGGAAAAACAGCGGGCGATGTATGTGGCAACTACTGGTGGTACAGCTATTACAGGCGAAGAGCGCATACGCGAAAAGCTGAGCAACCTGTATGGCACCGTGTGCTATCAGGAAGGTAAACCAACAGCTTCGCAGTTGGACAGGACCGAAGGTTTGCGTAAAGAAATGGATGACGCGCTAGCAGTTGTTAACGGTTATTATAATAACGAACTCAAGAAGGTAAATACATTATTGGCCAAGTATAAAATGGACCCTATTAACATTGCCATAAGAAGTGAATATGATGCTTTAAAATAA
- a CDS encoding DUF4956 domain-containing protein has translation MNIELLDKVSDKFFIRLLIDLISVVVLIRFVYFPIHKKKDYFFTYFVFNIIIFMMTSFMNKSEFSTGAAFGLFAVFSLLRYRTENISEKDMTYLFIVIAMGLISSVLKGTYFESGLIMGIIILTAYLLDGSILIKNEKFQLIQYELIENIKPGNREKLIADLNERTGLNIHKIAIEEIDFLRDRAFLKVYYYE, from the coding sequence ATGAATATTGAATTGCTTGACAAGGTTAGCGATAAGTTTTTTATCCGACTGCTGATTGACCTGATTTCTGTGGTGGTACTAATCCGCTTCGTTTATTTTCCGATCCACAAAAAGAAGGATTACTTTTTTACGTACTTTGTTTTCAACATCATCATATTTATGATGACCTCTTTTATGAATAAGAGTGAATTCAGCACCGGAGCAGCATTCGGTCTATTTGCTGTTTTTTCGCTGTTACGCTATCGTACCGAGAATATTTCCGAAAAGGACATGACCTATCTCTTTATTGTAATTGCTATGGGGCTTATAAGTTCGGTATTAAAGGGTACTTATTTTGAATCGGGTCTCATCATGGGAATAATTATTCTGACAGCGTACTTGTTGGATGGCAGCATTTTAATAAAAAATGAGAAGTTTCAGCTTATTCAATATGAGTTGATTGAAAATATTAAACCCGGTAATCGCGAAAAACTTATTGCCGACCTGAATGAGCGCACAGGGCTCAACATTCATAAAATTGCTATTGAAGAAATCGACTTTTTGCGCGACCGTGCTTTTTTAAAAGTTTACTACTATGAATAA
- a CDS encoding nucleoside triphosphate pyrophosphohydrolase family protein → MHKVLDFHRVFGLGYFETPEAQLSEKVIALRHRLMQEENDEYLEAAQEGNLELIADALGDKLYILCGTIIAHGLQHKIVEVFNEIHRSNMSKLDSNGKPIYRDDGKIMKSENYFLPDIKKVLAP, encoded by the coding sequence ATGCATAAAGTGCTCGATTTTCATCGAGTATTCGGGCTGGGGTATTTTGAAACTCCTGAAGCACAATTAAGTGAAAAAGTAATAGCATTGCGGCACCGCCTTATGCAGGAAGAAAATGATGAGTACCTGGAGGCCGCTCAAGAAGGCAATCTTGAACTCATTGCCGATGCCTTAGGCGACAAACTTTATATCTTATGCGGTACCATTATTGCTCACGGACTGCAACATAAAATAGTTGAAGTTTTTAATGAGATTCATCGAAGTAACATGAGCAAGCTTGATAGCAACGGTAAGCCCATTTACCGCGATGACGGAAAAATAATGAAGTCAGAAAATTATTTTCTGCCTGACATAAAAAAGGTGTTAGCGCCCTAA
- a CDS encoding L,D-transpeptidase family protein — protein sequence MIILFLLHFAISLASAQNFISEQKKYSRVKAPFAKPHKSLISKLSELNIKESKMEVFIRVLKQEEILEIYVRNKGEVTFKLFEKVDVCASSGTVGYKLKQGDRQTPEGHYRINLFNHQSNFHLSLKINYPNHEDKQRSKGLNAGGDIFIHGECVTIGCVPLGNEGIELLYMMCVITKNNGQQNIPVHIYPCYMNTDAYSKLKSTYKGNKNYINFWNQLEGSYFQFEKNKTL from the coding sequence ATGATAATTTTGTTCTTGCTTCATTTTGCCATTAGTCTGGCATCGGCTCAGAATTTTATTTCGGAGCAAAAAAAATACAGCAGGGTAAAAGCACCTTTTGCCAAGCCGCATAAATCCTTGATCTCAAAACTTTCGGAGTTGAACATTAAGGAATCGAAAATGGAAGTTTTTATACGAGTATTGAAGCAAGAAGAAATACTGGAGATATATGTTCGCAATAAGGGCGAAGTAACATTTAAGCTTTTCGAAAAAGTGGACGTATGTGCCTCTTCAGGTACGGTGGGCTATAAGCTAAAGCAAGGTGATAGGCAGACTCCCGAAGGCCACTATCGCATCAATCTTTTTAATCATCAAAGTAATTTCCATTTGTCGCTAAAGATAAATTATCCCAACCATGAGGATAAGCAGCGAAGCAAAGGACTGAATGCCGGAGGCGATATTTTTATACATGGGGAATGTGTTACCATAGGTTGCGTACCATTGGGCAATGAAGGCATTGAACTGTTATACATGATGTGCGTTATTACAAAAAACAATGGGCAACAAAATATCCCAGTACATATTTATCCTTGCTATATGAATACCGATGCTTATTCTAAATTAAAGTCAACTTATAAAGGCAACAAAAATTATATCAACTTTTGGAACCAACTTGAAGGCAGCTATTTTCAATTTGAAAAAAATAAAACACTGTAA
- a CDS encoding DUF2071 domain-containing protein, protein MHQSKKFLTAEWRKLVFVNYTIDPRILLPLVPAHTELDSWNNKCYISLVGFMFLNTKLRGIPIPFHRNFEEVNLRFYVRYNEKGTWKRGVVFIKEIVPKLLLTLVANSIYKESYVARPMDHFIKEHPDTLEVQYSWKEKNAEQLIYLKAENKPLPIMADSKEEFITEHYWGYAKASGNGTVEYQVQHPRWNIYKVIEHQLKVNYETVYGPSFEFLSHLNADGIMLAEGSEISVMDRSWIE, encoded by the coding sequence ATGCATCAAAGTAAAAAATTCCTTACTGCTGAGTGGCGCAAACTGGTATTTGTCAATTATACAATTGACCCTCGTATACTATTACCGTTAGTGCCGGCACATACCGAACTGGATAGCTGGAATAATAAATGCTACATCAGCCTTGTTGGCTTTATGTTTCTAAATACGAAGCTAAGAGGCATACCAATTCCGTTCCATCGCAATTTTGAAGAAGTTAATCTGCGCTTTTACGTTAGGTATAATGAAAAAGGAACCTGGAAGCGGGGTGTAGTTTTCATTAAGGAAATAGTACCTAAACTTCTTCTTACATTGGTTGCCAATTCTATTTATAAGGAAAGCTATGTAGCTCGACCAATGGATCACTTCATAAAGGAACATCCTGATACACTTGAAGTGCAATACTCGTGGAAGGAAAAAAATGCCGAGCAACTAATTTACTTAAAGGCAGAAAATAAACCATTACCCATAATGGCCGACAGCAAAGAAGAATTTATTACCGAACACTACTGGGGCTATGCAAAAGCAAGCGGCAATGGCACGGTTGAGTACCAGGTGCAACATCCACGTTGGAATATTTACAAAGTGATAGAGCACCAATTGAAAGTGAATTACGAAACGGTATATGGGCCATCCTTTGAATTCCTAAGCCACTTGAATGCCGATGGTATTATGCTTGCCGAAGGCTCGGAAATAAGTGTGATGGACAGAAGTTGGATTGAATAG
- a CDS encoding carbohydrate binding family 9 domain-containing protein, with the protein MRVILPFLFALFIFQSISVAQQSNRECTATRAKGNIKIDGNLTESDWANAVAFGDFIQFEPVEAAAPGMRTEFKLLYDDEAIYFAAWCYDPHPDSILRELGNYDDGDLNADKVRLVIDPYNTRQDAFFFDLYASGVQLDFKWNDNQFNTVWISNTKINDKGWTAEIKIPYSSIRFPNVEKQEWAIQVARTIRRTREYDQWSYTPKKENNPIKFFGTIKGIENIKPPLRLSLTPYATLILERSPFFTTNEKFDYTSSYSYAAGADVKLGLNESFTVDMTLFPDFSQVVTDKKQKNLTYREIIFDENRPFFKEGVELFDKYGLFYSRRIGNTPIGFFDVYSQLDNDERVIKNPSQSKLLNATKLTGRTPGGLGVGIINAVTDNIYATIENEAGESRNVLTSPRTNYNVISLEQQLPNQSSVSFMNLNTTRGKVYDDSNVSALGGRYRNKENTILIEGNAAFSQKLHKDSAEASTDDEMGFKYYVGINKVGGKYEYGVEQEVRSDKYFARDLGFQNIPRLVSNSAYIRFNLYNPWKFLNFGNSNLSFNYNIDYLTRERTNSEVNYNNFYMTRKFTAYFFGAGFAPFVSKDYFEPRVEGLYFNSLRYYYAYWGISTDYRKKLALDLSLNTSNFLDKFLGQGYNVEPMLRYRISNRLTINAGMFYYFDPHNVGFATFFNNAPLIGERRTNTYVPQIGARFIFKNNLAINLNARHYWNTVQYLNYFKLQNDGNLLLTNEYTNNASFSYNFANIDVLFSWQFAPGSNLSIFYRYTLEDETGIEAKPPAYGKNLARFNNLPSTNTISIRALYFLDWLYLRKYFKKKQL; encoded by the coding sequence ATGCGTGTAATTCTACCATTCCTATTTGCACTCTTTATTTTCCAAAGCATAAGCGTGGCGCAACAATCGAACCGTGAATGCACAGCAACACGCGCTAAAGGGAATATTAAAATTGATGGGAACCTTACAGAAAGTGATTGGGCAAATGCAGTGGCCTTTGGGGATTTTATACAATTTGAACCGGTAGAAGCAGCGGCACCGGGCATGCGCACTGAATTTAAACTCCTCTATGATGACGAGGCCATTTATTTTGCAGCATGGTGCTACGATCCACATCCCGATAGCATATTGCGCGAACTTGGCAATTACGATGATGGTGACTTAAATGCTGATAAAGTACGCCTTGTAATCGACCCTTATAATACCCGTCAAGATGCCTTCTTTTTCGACCTTTATGCTTCCGGGGTGCAATTAGATTTTAAGTGGAACGACAATCAGTTTAACACCGTTTGGATAAGCAATACAAAAATCAACGACAAGGGCTGGACAGCCGAAATTAAAATTCCATATTCATCTATTCGTTTTCCAAATGTAGAAAAACAAGAATGGGCCATTCAGGTGGCACGCACCATCAGACGCACCCGCGAGTACGATCAATGGAGCTATACTCCTAAAAAGGAAAATAATCCAATTAAATTTTTCGGAACCATAAAAGGCATTGAAAACATTAAGCCTCCGTTGCGTTTGTCACTAACACCATATGCTACGCTTATACTTGAGCGCAGCCCGTTTTTTACGACCAACGAAAAATTTGACTATACCAGCTCATATAGTTATGCGGCTGGTGCAGATGTAAAGCTTGGCTTAAACGAAAGCTTTACGGTTGACATGACTTTGTTTCCCGATTTTAGTCAGGTGGTGACAGACAAAAAACAAAAGAACCTTACCTATCGCGAAATTATTTTTGATGAGAACAGACCCTTCTTTAAAGAAGGGGTCGAATTATTTGATAAGTATGGATTGTTTTATTCGCGCAGAATTGGAAATACACCCATCGGTTTTTTTGATGTTTACTCGCAATTGGATAATGATGAACGTGTAATAAAAAATCCGAGTCAGAGTAAATTACTAAATGCCACCAAACTTACCGGCCGCACACCCGGAGGGCTTGGAGTAGGCATTATAAATGCTGTCACTGATAATATTTATGCAACCATAGAAAACGAAGCAGGCGAAAGCCGCAATGTATTGACCTCCCCCAGAACTAATTATAATGTGATATCCTTAGAGCAGCAACTACCTAATCAAAGTAGTGTAAGTTTTATGAACCTGAATACAACACGAGGCAAAGTATATGATGACTCCAATGTATCTGCATTGGGTGGTCGTTATCGCAATAAGGAAAACACCATTCTTATAGAAGGGAATGCAGCCTTTTCGCAAAAACTGCATAAGGACAGCGCAGAGGCCAGTACCGATGATGAGATGGGATTTAAATACTATGTAGGAATAAATAAAGTGGGGGGCAAATACGAATATGGTGTTGAGCAAGAGGTGCGCTCCGATAAATATTTTGCCCGCGACCTTGGCTTTCAGAATATTCCCCGCCTGGTAAGTAACAGTGCGTATATACGTTTCAATTTATACAATCCATGGAAATTTCTCAATTTCGGCAATAGTAACTTATCCTTCAACTATAACATCGACTACCTAACACGCGAACGTACTAACAGTGAAGTCAACTACAACAACTTTTACATGACACGTAAGTTTACCGCTTATTTCTTTGGTGCTGGGTTTGCGCCATTTGTAAGTAAAGATTATTTTGAACCACGGGTAGAAGGCTTGTATTTTAATTCCCTAAGATACTATTATGCCTACTGGGGCATTAGCACAGATTACCGCAAAAAGCTGGCATTGGATTTAAGTTTAAACACTTCTAATTTTCTTGATAAATTTTTAGGCCAAGGTTATAATGTTGAGCCTATGCTTCGCTATCGCATCAGCAACCGACTAACAATTAATGCCGGCATGTTTTATTATTTCGATCCACATAATGTTGGATTTGCTACTTTTTTTAATAATGCCCCCCTTATTGGTGAGCGCAGAACAAATACTTATGTACCACAAATTGGAGCCCGGTTCATCTTCAAAAATAACCTTGCAATTAATCTGAATGCAAGGCACTATTGGAATACGGTCCAATATCTAAACTACTTTAAATTGCAAAACGATGGAAATTTACTCTTGACCAATGAGTATACTAACAATGCTAGCTTTAGCTACAACTTTGCCAATATCGATGTGCTATTCAGTTGGCAATTTGCACCCGGCAGTAATCTTTCTATTTTTTACCGATATACCCTCGAAGACGAAACCGGCATAGAGGCAAAACCTCCCGCCTACGGAAAGAATTTGGCACGATTCAACAATCTGCCTTCCACAAACACCATCAGCATTAGGGCGCTTTATTTTCTCGATTGGTTATATTTGAGAAAATATTTCAAGAAAAAACAACTTTAG
- a CDS encoding PQQ-dependent sugar dehydrogenase produces the protein MCTSFETPGNTGFQGQIEKSIHPNITVSLNLIASGLQSPVGMATANDGTNRLFVMEQSGQIRIIKNGVILEKPFLDISQKLDNLSIGYSEKGLLGLAFHPNYKTNGRFFIYYSAPSSINESNHKSVIAEYSVSANANVAQTTERIILEIEQPESNHNGGTLVFGKDGLLYIASGDGGGGGDQHGALGNGQNLQTLLGKILRINIDGKAPYAIPTDNPFINQNARKEIYAYGLRNPWRISFDRVTGKLFAGDVGQNKFEEIDIIEKGKNYGWRIMEGDHCYDANECDRVGLTYPIYEYPHSVGISVCGGYVYRGSYKALQGMYVYGDYNGKLFLLQQQQNEWQSYNLMITSKSTNDIEHKLNSFGEDEQGELYVLAQRGPGPRNNGGKIFKLVFSKK, from the coding sequence ATGTGCACATCGTTCGAAACACCCGGAAATACAGGGTTTCAGGGCCAAATAGAAAAATCTATTCATCCTAATATAACTGTTTCGCTCAACCTTATCGCGTCAGGTTTACAGTCGCCTGTGGGCATGGCAACAGCAAATGATGGAACCAATCGGTTATTTGTGATGGAGCAAAGCGGACAAATTCGAATTATTAAAAACGGGGTTATATTAGAAAAACCCTTTCTTGATATTTCGCAAAAACTAGATAACCTCAGCATTGGTTATAGCGAAAAAGGACTGTTAGGACTTGCCTTTCATCCTAATTACAAAACTAATGGAAGGTTTTTTATTTACTACAGCGCACCATCATCAATTAATGAAAGCAACCATAAAAGTGTGATTGCTGAATATAGTGTTTCGGCCAATGCAAATGTTGCACAAACGACTGAGCGGATAATACTTGAAATAGAACAACCCGAAAGCAATCATAACGGAGGCACACTTGTATTTGGCAAAGATGGCTTGCTATATATAGCAAGCGGAGATGGAGGGGGTGGTGGCGACCAACATGGTGCACTAGGTAACGGCCAAAACCTGCAAACGCTTCTAGGAAAAATATTACGTATAAATATAGATGGCAAGGCCCCTTACGCCATTCCTACTGACAACCCTTTTATAAATCAAAATGCGCGAAAAGAAATCTATGCTTATGGTCTTCGTAATCCATGGCGAATATCGTTTGATAGGGTTACCGGCAAATTATTTGCCGGGGATGTTGGACAAAACAAATTCGAAGAAATCGATATCATAGAAAAAGGAAAAAATTACGGTTGGCGCATTATGGAAGGTGATCATTGCTATGATGCTAATGAATGTGATCGTGTTGGACTTACCTACCCTATTTACGAGTATCCACATTCGGTAGGGATTAGCGTTTGTGGTGGCTACGTATATCGTGGCAGTTACAAGGCATTACAAGGGATGTATGTGTATGGTGATTATAATGGTAAATTATTTTTGTTGCAACAGCAACAAAATGAATGGCAAAGCTACAACCTGATGATAACTTCGAAATCAACGAACGACATCGAGCATAAACTCAACAGTTTTGGCGAAGATGAGCAGGGAGAACTTTATGTGCTGGCACAGCGAGGACCAGGTCCGCGCAACAATGGAGGAAAAATTTTCAAGTTGGTATTTTCGAAAAAATAA
- a CDS encoding polyphosphate polymerase domain-containing protein yields the protein MNKESLIRKLLEIFEPISLEKMDRVALLDRTDTKYVLNENILQNILPELAKYYYVLDIDNCRCFDYQSLYFDSPELKFFYEHHCGLANRYKIRYRKYVQSNLHFFEIKFKNNKGRTIKKRVMTDGIGANLGEKEINLLSSLTPYKASELQPSAKIDYARMTLISKNMDERVTIDVNLEAGLDNGMKPAEHLVIVEVKQAKFNYSSPVNRMLKLRHYLPASLSKYCWAIMSIHPNIKKNNFKMQIHYMNKVINKINF from the coding sequence ATGAACAAAGAAAGTCTAATCAGAAAACTTCTGGAAATTTTTGAGCCCATCTCGCTAGAGAAAATGGACAGGGTGGCCTTGCTTGACCGCACCGATACCAAGTATGTACTTAACGAAAATATTCTTCAAAATATTTTGCCTGAACTAGCTAAGTATTACTATGTGCTGGATATTGACAATTGCCGATGTTTCGATTATCAAAGCCTTTATTTTGATAGCCCGGAGCTTAAATTTTTTTATGAGCACCACTGCGGCTTAGCTAACCGATATAAAATCCGTTATCGTAAGTATGTGCAGAGTAATCTTCATTTTTTTGAAATAAAATTTAAAAACAATAAAGGGCGTACCATAAAAAAACGTGTTATGACTGATGGGATAGGCGCTAATCTTGGCGAAAAAGAAATAAACCTCCTTAGTAGCCTTACTCCATATAAAGCAAGCGAGCTTCAACCATCAGCCAAAATTGACTATGCACGCATGACACTTATTTCGAAGAACATGGATGAGCGTGTTACCATCGATGTTAATCTGGAGGCCGGGCTTGATAACGGAATGAAACCTGCCGAGCACCTGGTTATTGTTGAAGTAAAGCAAGCAAAATTTAATTACAGTTCGCCTGTAAACCGAATGCTAAAGCTGCGGCATTACCTGCCCGCTTCGCTTAGCAAATATTGCTGGGCCATTATGAGCATACACCCGAATATTAAAAAGAATAATTTCAAAATGCAGATACATTACATGAATAAAGTTATTAATAAAATAAATTTTTAA